A single window of Flavobacterium aestivum DNA harbors:
- a CDS encoding 1-deoxy-D-xylulose-5-phosphate synthase, which produces MKSNLLEHIHSPIDLRLLDEAQLPQLAQELRDFIINIVATKEGHLGASLGVVELTIALHYVFNTPEDLLVWDVGHQAYGHKILTERRTIFHTNRQLGGISGFPKRSESIYDTFGVGHSSTSISAALGMAIASNLKGDFEKQHIAVIGDASIASGMAFEGLNHAGVTDANLLVILNDNAIGIDPSVGALKKYLTSVKEGKNPKQNNMIRSLNFDYSGPIDGNDIFAVIKELKRLQKIKGPKFLHIITTKGKGLQQAEENQVKYHAPGKFDAATGEIIPKSEENLPPKYQDVFGLTILDLAKKNEKIVGITPAMPSGCSLKFMMDAFPERAFDVGIAEQHAVTLSAGMATQGMIVYCNIYSTFLQRAYDQVIHDVALQNLPVIFCLDRAGLVGEDGATHHGVFDLAYLRCVPNMIIYAPLNEIDLQNILYTAQLGLNHPIAIRYPRGRGVIVNWEADHLGKYEKIEIGKAKLLKSGSKVAILSTGTIGNNVSLAIAKTQNPENFSHYDFAFIKPLDEKELYSIFTKYESIITIEDGVIKGGFGSAILEFAAAHNYNSNIKTLGIPDEFIEQGSIDELQRYSRISVDSLEIIFSSY; this is translated from the coding sequence ATGAAAAGCAACTTACTCGAACATATCCATTCGCCAATAGATTTACGCTTACTTGATGAAGCGCAACTTCCTCAATTGGCTCAAGAATTACGTGATTTTATAATCAATATTGTTGCTACCAAAGAAGGACATCTTGGCGCCAGCCTTGGTGTGGTGGAACTCACGATCGCTTTGCATTATGTTTTTAACACACCCGAAGATTTATTAGTTTGGGATGTGGGACATCAAGCTTACGGACATAAAATATTGACCGAAAGAAGAACCATTTTTCATACCAATCGTCAATTGGGTGGTATTTCCGGTTTCCCTAAAAGAAGCGAAAGCATTTATGATACTTTTGGCGTTGGCCACTCCTCTACTTCTATTTCGGCAGCACTGGGAATGGCGATTGCTTCTAATTTAAAAGGCGATTTCGAAAAACAACATATAGCCGTTATTGGTGATGCTTCTATAGCCTCAGGAATGGCTTTTGAAGGTCTTAATCACGCTGGAGTTACCGATGCTAATTTATTGGTAATCCTTAATGATAATGCTATCGGGATTGACCCAAGTGTGGGTGCCCTCAAAAAATATCTCACTTCCGTAAAAGAAGGAAAAAATCCGAAACAGAATAATATGATTCGGTCATTGAATTTTGATTACTCTGGTCCTATTGATGGCAATGATATTTTTGCGGTAATCAAAGAACTGAAACGTTTGCAAAAAATAAAAGGGCCAAAGTTTTTACATATTATTACCACCAAAGGCAAAGGTCTCCAACAAGCAGAAGAAAATCAGGTAAAGTACCATGCTCCCGGTAAATTTGATGCCGCTACTGGTGAAATCATACCAAAATCTGAAGAAAATTTACCTCCGAAATACCAAGATGTTTTTGGATTAACAATATTGGATTTAGCTAAAAAGAATGAAAAGATTGTAGGTATCACACCGGCAATGCCGTCTGGCTGTTCCTTAAAATTTATGATGGATGCCTTTCCAGAGCGCGCTTTTGACGTAGGTATTGCAGAACAACATGCAGTAACTCTGTCTGCAGGAATGGCTACACAAGGAATGATTGTTTATTGCAACATTTATTCTACTTTTTTACAGCGTGCATATGACCAGGTGATTCATGACGTGGCTCTACAGAATTTACCAGTAATTTTTTGTTTAGATCGAGCGGGTTTGGTTGGCGAGGACGGAGCTACCCATCACGGTGTTTTTGATCTGGCGTATTTGCGTTGTGTACCTAACATGATAATTTATGCTCCTCTCAATGAAATTGATTTACAAAACATTTTATATACTGCCCAATTGGGTCTAAACCATCCTATCGCCATTCGCTACCCTCGTGGCCGTGGTGTTATAGTTAACTGGGAAGCTGACCATCTTGGAAAATATGAAAAAATAGAAATTGGAAAAGCAAAACTACTCAAAAGTGGATCAAAAGTAGCCATTTTATCAACCGGCACTATTGGGAACAATGTCTCTTTGGCTATAGCCAAAACTCAAAATCCAGAAAATTTCTCCCATTATGATTTTGCATTTATCAAACCATTAGACGAAAAAGAATTGTACTCTATTTTTACCAAATACGAATCTATAATTACTATTGAGGACGGAGTAATAAAAGGTGGTTTTGGAAGTGCCATTTTAGAATTTGCTGCAGCTCATAATTATAATTCCAACATAAAAACACTGGGTATTCCTGATGAATTTATAGAGCAAGGGAGCATTGATGAACTACAACGATATAGTAGAATTTCTGTTGATAGTTTAGAAATTATTTTCTCAAGTTATTGA
- a CDS encoding DUF3078 domain-containing protein, whose product MSFLTKPFVILFLLFSVCSFSQVKIITSKTDTISKNTIATAKPDTISHWTNKNSLGVDIAEIAFVNWSAGGTSSITGLLKGHLKRDYKDEYQVWSNELIFKYGLNKQEGVELRKTDDVFRINSTYGYRKDTLSNWYHSAKFNFNTQFSNGYNYPNTEKPISKPFAPAYTFLGVGSEYIYKAEKLNIYLSPLTLKNTMVLDQTLANQGAYGVTKATYDAQGNLITKGKKSKTELGILATSYFEREIVTNITIKNRLSLYTDYLHNFGNIDVDWQFQADFKVNNHVKANIGLNLLYDEDIEIVEIENGVSVNKGAEIQLKQSLGIGLEYNF is encoded by the coding sequence ATGAGCTTTTTAACAAAACCCTTTGTAATTCTATTTCTATTATTTTCCGTATGTAGTTTCTCTCAAGTAAAAATAATCACAAGTAAAACTGATACTATCTCTAAAAATACTATTGCAACGGCAAAGCCAGACACTATTTCGCATTGGACGAACAAAAACAGTCTTGGTGTAGACATTGCAGAGATTGCATTTGTCAACTGGAGCGCAGGGGGAACAAGTTCTATTACCGGATTGCTAAAAGGTCACCTTAAACGAGATTATAAAGACGAATACCAAGTTTGGTCAAATGAACTTATTTTTAAGTACGGCTTAAACAAACAAGAAGGAGTTGAACTCAGAAAAACAGATGATGTATTTAGAATTAACTCTACTTACGGTTATAGAAAAGATACTTTATCGAATTGGTACCATTCAGCAAAATTCAACTTCAACACTCAATTCTCAAACGGATATAATTACCCCAATACTGAGAAACCTATATCCAAACCATTTGCTCCTGCCTACACCTTTCTAGGGGTTGGATCTGAATATATATATAAAGCTGAGAAACTAAATATATACTTATCTCCCTTAACATTAAAGAATACAATGGTTCTGGATCAAACTCTGGCCAATCAAGGAGCTTATGGTGTAACCAAAGCAACCTATGACGCTCAGGGAAATCTGATCACAAAAGGAAAAAAGTCAAAAACCGAGTTAGGTATTTTAGCAACCAGCTATTTCGAAAGAGAAATTGTCACTAACATAACAATTAAAAACCGACTGAGTTTATACACTGACTACCTCCATAATTTTGGCAATATAGATGTAGACTGGCAATTTCAAGCAGATTTCAAAGTAAACAATCACGTCAAAGCGAACATCGGACTCAATTTACTATACGATGAAGACATTGAGATCGTTGAAATTGAAAATGGTGTTTCTGTAAATAAAGGAGCCGAAATTCAATTAAAACAATCCCTGGGAATAGGTCTTGAATATAATTTTTAG
- a CDS encoding nucleoside deaminase, whose product MENIFTDEYFMKKALQEAEMAFEKGEIPVGAIVVVNNTVIARTHNLTELLNDVTAHAEMQAITAAANFLGGKYLKDCTLYVTLEPCQMCAGALYWSQITKIVYGASDDHRGFMKMGTKLHPKTVVVRGVMANEASELMKRFFAERRK is encoded by the coding sequence ATGGAAAACATTTTTACGGACGAGTACTTTATGAAAAAAGCTTTGCAGGAAGCTGAAATGGCTTTTGAAAAAGGTGAAATTCCCGTAGGAGCTATAGTTGTAGTAAATAATACTGTTATAGCCAGAACCCATAATTTGACTGAATTATTGAATGATGTCACTGCTCACGCCGAAATGCAAGCCATAACAGCGGCTGCCAATTTCCTTGGTGGAAAATACCTAAAAGATTGCACTCTCTATGTTACTCTGGAACCTTGCCAGATGTGTGCTGGTGCTTTATATTGGAGTCAAATAACCAAGATTGTTTATGGTGCCAGTGATGACCACCGTGGTTTTATGAAAATGGGAACTAAACTGCATCCCAAAACCGTTGTTGTTCGTGGCGTTATGGCCAATGAAGCTTCGGAACTTATGAAACGTTTTTTTGCTGAGAGGAGAAAATGA